One Malaclemys terrapin pileata isolate rMalTer1 chromosome 7, rMalTer1.hap1, whole genome shotgun sequence genomic region harbors:
- the LOC128840901 gene encoding cytochrome P450 26C1, translating to MLLAGISMLSWLEAALTAMLALGLLLTLSRHLWTLRWTLSRDRGSALPLPKGSMGWPFFGETLHWLVQGSSFHSSRREKYGHVFKTHLLGKPVIRVTGAENIRKILLGEHSLVSTQWPQSTQIILGSNTLLNSIGELHRQRRKILARVFSRAALESYLPGIQKVVSWELRGWCREPGSVAVYSSAKTLTFRVAARVLLGLSLEEKQFKDLAKTFEQLVENLFSLPLNIPFSGLRKGIKARDMLHEYMEKAIMEKLQRKNSEGHSDALDFLINSAKEHGKEFTMQELKESAIELIFAAFFTTASASTSLILLLLKHPSAVEKIRQELVSHELHRQCHCLSPAAGGPVIPEAECHCQPQMNLDKLSRLRYLDCVIKEVLRVLPPVSGGYRTALQTFELDGYQIPKGWSVMYSIRDTHETAAVYQSPPESFDPDRFGSARQEDGKGAGRFHYIPFGGGVRSCIGQELAKAILKLLAIELVSTARWELATPSFPEMQTVPIVHPVDGLQLFFHPLQPGGSSTRRQVSREA from the exons ATGTTGCTGGCGGGGATCAGCATGTTGTCCTGGCTCGAAGCTGCGCTCACTGCCatgctggccctggggctcctcctcaccctgtccCGGCACTTGTGGACTCTCAGGTGGACTCTGAGCAGGGACCGGGGCagcgctctgcccctccccaaagGCTCCATGGGGTGGCCGTTCTTCGGGGAGACCCTGCACTGGCTTGTCCAG GGCTCTAGCTTCCACAGCTCCCGCCGGGAGAAGTACGGCCACGTGTTCAAGACCCACCTGCTGGGCAAGCCTGTCATCCGAGTGACTGGGGCCGAGAACATCCGCAAGATCCTGCTGGGGGAGCACAGCCTGGTCAGCACCCAGTGGCCCCAGAGCACCCAGATCATCCTGGgctccaacaccctgctcaactCCATCGGCGAGCTGCACCGCCAGCGGAGGAAG aTCCTGGCTAGAGTCTTCAGCCGCGCTGCCCTGGAGAGCTACCTCCCTGGGATCCAGAAGGTCGtgagctgggagctgcggggctggtgcagggagcCTGGCTCCGTCGCGGTTTATTCCTCCGCTAAAACTCTGACTTTCCGCGTTGCAGCTCGGGTTCTGCTGGGCCTCAGCCTGGAAGAAAAGCAGTTTAAGGACCTGGCCAAAACCTTTGAGCAACTGGTGGAGAACCTGTTCTCCTTGCCCCTGAACATCCCGTTCAGTGGGCTGCGCAAG GGGATCAAAGCCCGGGATATGTTACATGAGTACATGGAGAAAGCCATAATGGAAAAACTACAAAGAAAGAACTCAGAAGGTCATAGTGATGCTCTGGATTTCTTAATAAACAGTGCCAAGGAGCATGGCAAAGAATTCACCATGCAGGAGCTGAAG GAGTCAGCGATTGAGCTGATATTTGCTGCTTTCTTCACCACTGCTAGTGCCAGCACTTCTCTGATTCTTCTGCTACTGAAACACCCCTCGGCGGTAGAAAAAATAAGACAGGAACTGGTGTCCCATGAATTGCATAGGCAGTGCCATTGCCTTTCGCCTGCA gctgggg GGCCAGTGATTCCAGAGGCAGAGTGTCATTGTCAGCCTCAGATGAACTTGGATAAACTGAGCCGTCTGCGCTACTTGGACTGTGTGATTAAGGAGGTCCTTCGCGTGCTGCCGCCCGTTTCTGGAGGCTACAGGACTGCCCTGCAGACCTTTGAGCTGGAT GGCTACCAGATCCCCAAGGGCTGGAGCGTGATGTACAGCATCCGAGACACCCACGAGACCGCGGCCGTGTACCAGAGCCCCCCCGAGAGCTTCGACCCGGACCGGTTCGGCTCGGCCCGGCAGGAGGACGGCAAGGGGGCAGGACGCTTCCATTACATCCCCTTCGGCGGGGGGGTCAGGAGCTGCATCGGCCAGGAGCTGGCCAAGGCCATCCTCAAGCTGCTGGCCATCGAGCTGGTCAGCACGGCCCGCTGGGAGCTGGCCACCCCCAGCTTCCCCGAGATGCAGACGGTGCCCATCGTGCATCCCGTGGATGGGCTGCAGCTCTTCTtccaccccctgcagcccggcgGCTCCAGCACCCGCCGCCAGGTGTCCCGGGAAGCTTGA